In one Gossypium hirsutum isolate 1008001.06 chromosome D09, Gossypium_hirsutum_v2.1, whole genome shotgun sequence genomic region, the following are encoded:
- the LOC107892587 gene encoding ankyrin repeat-containing protein BDA1 isoform X2 — protein MDESLRTAARTGNVSDLYSLIQRNGNVLRSFDEVEFMETPLHVAAEEGCIGFAMEMMNLKPSFARKLNQQGLSPIHIAVKKGHKEMVLRFLEINKDLVRVKGKKGKTPLHLISKVGNPDGLVDRLLKVCPQSIKNVTTRNRTALHIAAEKNRLDSFQVLIRTLKKKDYCQEVVNRKDEDGNTALHIAAINNQPQMLKLLLECKADKHETNEAGLTALEAAHQLNNIESISILRDCFSPRISNLKYKLKKQIGKYVAKASSLIFDDVDNISSEDRSTLLIILGLLLTASFQVTLSPPGGVLQGENFSKSKGAYDANAPGKSVLGLHFKYCLRFSHYASIYQ, from the exons ATGGATGAAAGTTTGAGAACAGCTGCTCGTACAGGAAATGTTAGTGATTTGTATTCATTAATACAAAGAAATGGAAATGTTTTGAGGAGTTTTGATGAAGTGGAGTTTATGGAAACTCCATTACACGTGGCTGCAGAAGAAGGATGCATTGGGTTTGCAATGGAGATGATGAACTTAAAGCCATCATTTGCCAGGAAGCTAAACCAACAAGGTTTGAGCCCAATTCACATTGCGGTTAAAAAAGGGCATAAAGAGATGGTGCTACGCTTCCTAGAGATTAATAAAGATCTTGTTCGTGTCAAAGGGAAGAAGGGTAAGACTCCCTTGCACTTGATAAGTAAAGTTGGAAACCCTGATGGCTTGGTCGATAGATTGTTGAAGGTTTGTCCCCAAAGTATCAAAAACGTTACAACTAGGAATCGTACTGCTTTGCATATTGCAGCGGAAAAGAATAGATTGGACTCTTTCCAAGTTCTAATTCGAACACTTAAAAAGAAAGACTACTGTCAAGAAGTAGTGAACAGGAAAGACGAAGATGGCAACACTGCACTGCACATAGCTGCTATCAATAATCAACCCCAG atGCTCAAACTACTACTAGAATGCAAAGCTGATAAGCATGAGACCAATGAGGCTGGTTTGACGGCACTGGAGGCAGCGCATCAACTGAACAATATAGAAAGCATTAGCATTCTGCGTGATTGTTTTAGTCCACGAATTTCCAACTTAAAATATAAGTTGAAGAAACAAATTGGCAAGTATGTGGCAAAGGCATCATCGTTAATCTTTGACGATGTAGACAATATATCAAGCGAGGACCGCAGTACCTTACTAATAATTTTAGGACTGCTGCTAACGGCATCCTTCCAAGTGACTCTTAGCCCGCCTGGTGGTGTTTTGCAAGGAGAAAACTTCTCAAAGTCCAAAGGAGCATATGATGCAAATGCGCCCGGGAAATCAGTCTTGG GACTGCACTTCAAATATTGCTTGCGGTTTTCGCATTATGCTTCCATCTATCAATAA
- the LOC107892587 gene encoding ankyrin repeat-containing protein BDA1 isoform X1 produces the protein MDESLRTAARTGNVSDLYSLIQRNGNVLRSFDEVEFMETPLHVAAEEGCIGFAMEMMNLKPSFARKLNQQGLSPIHIAVKKGHKEMVLRFLEINKDLVRVKGKKGKTPLHLISKVGNPDGLVDRLLKVCPQSIKNVTTRNRTALHIAAEKNRLDSFQVLIRTLKKKDYCQEVVNRKDEDGNTALHIAAINNQPQMLKLLLECKADKHETNEAGLTALEAAHQLNNIESISILRDCFSPRISNLKYKLKKQIGKYVAKASSLIFDDVDNISSEDRSTLLIILGLLLTASFQVTLSPPGGVLQGENFSKSKGAYDANAPGKSVLGEDCTSNIACGFRIMLPSINKFHSANSFSSDYYLYSFDVIWSFVGVDGHH, from the exons ATGGATGAAAGTTTGAGAACAGCTGCTCGTACAGGAAATGTTAGTGATTTGTATTCATTAATACAAAGAAATGGAAATGTTTTGAGGAGTTTTGATGAAGTGGAGTTTATGGAAACTCCATTACACGTGGCTGCAGAAGAAGGATGCATTGGGTTTGCAATGGAGATGATGAACTTAAAGCCATCATTTGCCAGGAAGCTAAACCAACAAGGTTTGAGCCCAATTCACATTGCGGTTAAAAAAGGGCATAAAGAGATGGTGCTACGCTTCCTAGAGATTAATAAAGATCTTGTTCGTGTCAAAGGGAAGAAGGGTAAGACTCCCTTGCACTTGATAAGTAAAGTTGGAAACCCTGATGGCTTGGTCGATAGATTGTTGAAGGTTTGTCCCCAAAGTATCAAAAACGTTACAACTAGGAATCGTACTGCTTTGCATATTGCAGCGGAAAAGAATAGATTGGACTCTTTCCAAGTTCTAATTCGAACACTTAAAAAGAAAGACTACTGTCAAGAAGTAGTGAACAGGAAAGACGAAGATGGCAACACTGCACTGCACATAGCTGCTATCAATAATCAACCCCAG atGCTCAAACTACTACTAGAATGCAAAGCTGATAAGCATGAGACCAATGAGGCTGGTTTGACGGCACTGGAGGCAGCGCATCAACTGAACAATATAGAAAGCATTAGCATTCTGCGTGATTGTTTTAGTCCACGAATTTCCAACTTAAAATATAAGTTGAAGAAACAAATTGGCAAGTATGTGGCAAAGGCATCATCGTTAATCTTTGACGATGTAGACAATATATCAAGCGAGGACCGCAGTACCTTACTAATAATTTTAGGACTGCTGCTAACGGCATCCTTCCAAGTGACTCTTAGCCCGCCTGGTGGTGTTTTGCAAGGAGAAAACTTCTCAAAGTCCAAAGGAGCATATGATGCAAATGCGCCCGGGAAATCAGTCTTGGGTGAA GACTGCACTTCAAATATTGCTTGCGGTTTTCGCATTATGCTTCCATCTATCAATAAGTTTCATAGCGCCAACTCTTTTAGCAGTGATTATTATCTCTATAGTTTCGATGTTATTTGGTCTTTTGTTGGTGTTGATGGGCATCACTAA
- the LOC107892586 gene encoding ankyrin repeat-containing protein BDA1 translates to MDESLRTAARTGNVSDLYSLIQRNGNVLRSFDEVEFTETPLHVAAEEGCIGFAMEMMNLKPSFSRKLNQQGLSPIHIAVKKGHKEMVLRFLEIDKDLVRVKGKKGKTPLHLISKVGNPDGLVDRFLEVCPQSIKNVTTRNRTALHIAAEKKRLDAFQVLIRALKKKDYCHEVVNRKDEDGNTALHIAAINNQPQMLKLLLECKADKHETNEAGLTALEAAHQQNNIESISILRDSFSPRVSNFKYKLKKQIDKYAAKASSLIFDDVDNISSEDRSTLLIILGLLLTASFQVTLSPPGGVLQGENFSKSKGSYDANAPGKSVLGEVYFLRFFVPTYVVFMTAFFLTVALLKPFPVGLRTTLQILLAFLAICFNQSVSIIAPTDLARYVIYIFSIFFVFLLVLMSIVYRASKFITSILGFWLFPWLLIFLFNEFSQGTILIVGYCLYFIILFLGGWLFISLCKFCTKGCRARCNS, encoded by the exons ATGGATGAAAGTTTGAGAACAGCTGCTCGTACAGGAAATGTTAGTGATTTGTATTCATTAATTCAAAGAAATGGAAATGTTTTGAGGAGTTTTGATGAAGTGGAGTTTACGGAAACTCCATTACACGTAGCTGCAGAAGAAGGATGCATTGGGTTCGCAATGGAGATGATGAACTTAAAGCCATCATTTTCTAGGAAGCTAAACCAACAAGGTTTGAGCCCAATTCACATTGCGGTTAAAAAAGGGCATAAAGAGATGGTGCTACGCTTCCTAGAGATTGATAAAGATCTTGTTCGTGTCAAAGGGAAGAAGGGTAAGACTCCCTTGCACTTGATAAGTAAAGTTGGAAACCCTGATGGCTTGGTCGATAGGTTTTTGGAGGTTTGTCCCCAAAGTATCAAAAACGTTACAACTAGGAACCGTACTGCTTTGCATATTGCAGCGGAAAAGAAGAGATTGGACGCTTTCCAGGTTCTAATTCGAGCACTTAAAAAGAAAGACTACTGTCACGAAGTAGTGAACAGGAAAGACGAAGATGGCAACACTGCACTGCACATAGCTGCTATCAATAATCAACCCCAG ATGCTCAAACTACTACTAGAATGCAAAGCTGATAAGCATGAGACCAATGAAGCTGGTTTGACGGCACTGGAGGCAGCGCATCAACAGAACAATATTGAAAGCATTAGCATTCTGCGTGATAGTTTTAGTCCACGAGTTTCCAACTTTAAATATAAGTTGAAGAAACAAATTGACAAGTATGCGGCAAAGGCATCATCGTTAATCTTTGACGATGTAGATAATATATCAAGCGAGGACCGCAGTACCTTACTAATAATTTTAGGACTGCTGCTAACGGCATCCTTCCAAGTGACTCTTAGCCCGCCTGGCGGTGTTTTGCAAGGAGAAAATTTCTCAAAGTCCAAAGGATCATATGACGCAAATGCACCCGGGAAATCAGTCTTGGGTGAAGTTTACTTTCTTCGTTTCTTTGTTCCAACTTATGTTGTGTTTATGACAGCATTTTTCTTAACAGTAGCCCTCCTTAAACCATTTCCCGTTGGCCTCAGGACAACACTTCAAATACTACTTGCATTTTTGGCAATATGCTTCAATCAATCAGTAAGTATCATAGCGCCAACAGATTTAGCAAGATATGTCATCTATATATTTTCGAtattctttgttttcttattggTGCTGATGAGTATTGTTTATCGGGCGTCAAAATTCATCACTTCAATTCTGGGATTTTGGTTATTCCCATGGTTATTAATTTTTCTCTTTAATGAATTTTCGCAAGGAACCATTTTAATTGTAGGATATTGTTTGTACTTCATAATCCTATTCTTAGGGGGATGGTTATTCATCAGTCTATGTAAGTTCTGCACAAAGGGATGTCGTGCACGTTGTAACTcgtaa